The Maniola hyperantus chromosome 19, iAphHyp1.2, whole genome shotgun sequence genome has a window encoding:
- the LOC117991324 gene encoding uro-adherence factor A-like isoform X1, producing the protein MKKRTISKLISIFGSKKGKRQEHQKSSKSSRSPSPESVGLTSPVSNESFRPILHTPTPSRPGPPPSPPVPTHPIAPTTPEPSGPLPLLPCPVCERTFVPQSLAKHVKICEKMTVKKRKTFDSSRQRREGVATPSDCNFGTDLEQYLPKNFGLPENSPFLEKSPPNTAKTTLKPKAPSVRSAIMKPAADLQKCPHCSRNFGMRAFERHVEWCADKAKILPAAPQQPPPHIADAKQRLNARTQYKAPPVRGRRSSQTRDKSSNSRSASVESSRGVSPPHEYGDYRHPRTRASESMSSNDCHEDASPHVPVIRNMRTAQHNSSGDANIKARQARLARDLSSSRLDDTYDPFASAARQMKELMSSDTNIPKTVHNNSFKDPSRTLPSLRPAKDKQSTPYQRSDNSKKIKDTINKTYQKTPTLQRMKSFGSTNNDNSSNAFGGRCNSFRMNRNDKKVSQKLNTTFTKSSKENISSNEKSYFSRSSNLNRSYSSYSNSSYSTPKLKDKIPKISQSMHHGFQRNTIKQPLKLDKINKNEEKKDFINLDSLLSFDNSSMTDSNYIDPRLINENDNLPINVNTILNNPDIISSMESLLTTENLPAKFESFSATKNIFNETNNMTNSSCLKVEKNNNLNLKKISTSTISDFSSQYDKMMSSLEQSIASKASVRDDDSLCEDFDLEEFMISFDEEVHKQKSQKRICSSTTRVVASDMCNDVRGSDTKVINSPKIVNSGSNGLIPVNKSTSLIFSSNNVVGEKLFPSSVKRSTSLLDSIQKKTATKIENSKARHQTDQLEEDLMQSLKDFDKLYESERKDNHTSNKDIVSNNNNKKTYNNTTKKDFRRKIDHKRGKPENTSNGNHTPNGKSSTDSAYSRLVSLNRISPSKLSLCNAKESNGLTSLERIPAGSDSSGSQKDDIRSISSEEFLAMERSAELDGPIKSSNGMQRPDMSKESESLAINDKRVSSRASSRHSPTWHARPEALSSSGSESSLHRPRRDSVPATRLSRFCHECGSRFPVETAKFCIECGVKRLAV; encoded by the exons GCAAGCGACAAGAACATCAGAAATCGTCGAAGTCCTCGCGGTCCCCGTCGCCGGAGTCAGTGGGTCTAACTTCCCCGGTCAGCAACGAATCCTTCCGACCTATCCTCCACACCCCGACACCTTCCCGGCCCGGTCCACCTCCTTCCCCTCCAGTACCAACCCATCCAATAGCTCCCACCACACCAGAACCCTCCGGCCCTTTACCGCTCCTACCATGCCCGGTGTGCGAAAGGACCTTCGTACCGCAATCCCTTGCCAAACACGTAAAGATCTGCGAAAAGATGACCGTGAAAAAACGAAAGACCTTCGACTCCTCGAGACAACGACGTGAAG GGGTGGCCACACCGAGCGATTGCAATTTTG GCACGGACTTAGAACAATACTTGCCAAAGAATTTCGGTCTTCCAGAAAACAGCCCCTTCCTCGAGAAGAGTCCGCCCAACACTGCCAAGACTACCCTGAAGCCCAAAGCTCCGTCAGTGAGGAGTGCCATCATGAAG CCAGCAGCAGACTTACAAAAGTGCCCGCACTGCAGCCGCAACTTCGGCATGCGTGCGTTCGAAcgccacgtggaatggtgcgcGGATAAAGCCAAGATACTACCGGCCGCGCCACAGCAGCCGCCGCCACATATTGCTGACGCTAAACAGAGGCTCAATGCTAGGACACAGTACAAAGCTCCTCCTGTACGCGGCAGACG TTCGTCGCAAACGCGAGACAAATCTTCCAACAGTCGGTCCGCATCAGTAGAATCATCGCGTGGCGTGTCCCCTCCTCACGAATACGGCGACTATAGGCATCCTAGGACAAGAGCGTCGG aatcAATGTCAAGTAACGATTGCCACGAAGATGCTTCCCCGCACGTTCCTGTCATCAGAAACATGAGAACCGCGCAACATAATTCATCTGGTGACGCTAACATCAAAGCTAGACAAGCGAGACTAGCAAGAGACCTGAGTAGTTCTAG acTTGATGACACTTACGACCCATTCGCGTCAGCTGCTCGGCAGATGAAAGAACTCATGTCCTCAGACACGAATATTCCTAAAACAGTTCATAATAATTCCTTCAAAGATCCTAGTAGAACCTTACCCAGCTTACGCCCTGCTAAAGATAAACAGTCTACACCATACCAGCGTTCAGACAACTCTAAGAAAATAAAAgacacaataaataaaacataccaAAAAACACCAACCTTACAAAGAATGAAATCGTTCGGTAGTACAAACAACGATAACAGTAGTAACGCTTTTGGGGGTAGATGCAATTCATTCAGGATGAATAGAAATGACAAGAAAGTTAGTCAAAAACTTAACACAACATTTACGAAATCTAGTAAGGAAAACATAAGTTCAAACGAAAAATCTTACTTTAGTCGGAGCAGCAACTTAAATAGATCTTATTCCAGTTACTCAAATTCTAGTTACAGTACACCtaaattaaaagataaaataccaaaaatatCACAATCAATGCATCATGGTTTTCAGCGTAACACTATTAAACAACCCCTTAAATTagacaaaataaataagaacGAAGAAAAGAAAGATTTCATAAATCTCGATTCCTTGCTTTCCTTTGACAATTCATCGATGACTGACAGTAATTACATAGACCCTAGGCTCATTAACGAAAACGACAACTTGCCAATAAATGTAAATACTATATTAAATAATCCAGACATCATAAGTAGCATGGAGTCATTGCTCACTACAGAAAATTTACCAGCAAAATTCGAATCTTTTAGTGCaactaaaaatatctttaacGAAACTAACAATATGACAAATTCCTCATGCCTTAAagtagaaaaaaacaataatcttaacctaaaaaaaataagtacgtCAACTATAAGCGATTTTAGCTCACAATACGATAAAATGATGTCTTCTTTAGAACAAAGTATAGCATCTAAGGCTTCCGTTAGAGATGATGATTCTCTATGTGAAGACTTTGATCTTGAAGAGTTTATGATTTCTTTCGATGAAGAGGTCCATAAACAAAAATCACAAAAACGCATTTGTAGTTCCACAACTAGAGTTGTAGCGTCTGACATGTGTAATGATGTGAGGGGCTCCGACACTAAAGTCATTAATTCTCCAAAAATAGTTAATAGTGGTAGTAATGGATTAATTCCTGTAAACAAATCGACTTCTCTTATTTTTAGCAGTAACAATGTTGTGGGTGAGAAGCTTTTCCCATCCTCTGTCAAACGTTCCACCTCCCTCCTTGATTCCATTCAAAAGAAGACCGCaacgaaaattgaaaactcGAAAGCACGTCACCAAACGGATCAACTAGAAGAAGATTTAATGCAATCTTTGAAAGATTTCGATAAATTATACGAGTCCGAAAGAAAGGACAACCATACGTCAAACAAAGATATTgtcagtaataataataacaaaaaaacatacaacAATACAACAAAGAAAGATTTTCGACGAAAGATTGACCATAAGAGAGGAAAACCTGAGAACACATCAAATGGAAACCACACACCGAATGGAAAATCAAGCACCGATTCGGCGTATAGCAGGTTAGTcag CTTAAACAGAATCTCGCCATCTAAACTATCTTTATGTAACGCAAAAGAATCGAATGGACTCACATCATTAGAGCGAATACCCGCTGGGTCAGACTCGAGCGGTAGTCAGAAAGACGATATCCGCTCCATATCCAGTGAAGAATTCTTGGCGATGGAAAGATCTGCTGAGCTGGATGGACCAATTAAATCTTCCAATGGGATGCAAAGACCTGACATGAGCAAGGAATCGGAATCTTTAGCAATAAATG ATAAGCGCGTCAGTTCGCGAGCGTCGTCGCGCCACAGTCCCACTTGGCACGCGCGGCCCGAAGCGCTCAGCTCGAGCGGCTCGGAGTCCTCGCTGCACCGCCCGCGTCGCGATTCGGTCCCCGCGACGCGCCTGTCCCGCTTCTGCCACGAATGCGGCAGTCGGTTTCCCGTGGAAACGGCCAAATTTTGCATCGAATGTGGCGTTAAAAGACTtgcagtataa
- the LOC117991324 gene encoding uro-adherence factor A-like isoform X4: protein MKKRTISKLISIFGSKKGKRQEHQKSSKSSRSPSPESVGLTSPVSNESFRPILHTPTPSRPGPPPSPPVPTHPIAPTTPEPSGPLPLLPCPVCERTFVPQSLAKHVKICEKMTVKKRKTFDSSRQRREGTDLEQYLPKNFGLPENSPFLEKSPPNTAKTTLKPKAPSVRSAIMKPAADLQKCPHCSRNFGMRAFERHVEWCADKAKILPAAPQQPPPHIADAKQRLNARTQYKAPPVRGRRSSQTRDKSSNSRSASVESSRGVSPPHEYGDYRHPRTRASESMSSNDCHEDASPHVPVIRNMRTAQHNSSGDANIKARQARLARDLSSSRLDDTYDPFASAARQMKELMSSDTNIPKTVHNNSFKDPSRTLPSLRPAKDKQSTPYQRSDNSKKIKDTINKTYQKTPTLQRMKSFGSTNNDNSSNAFGGRCNSFRMNRNDKKVSQKLNTTFTKSSKENISSNEKSYFSRSSNLNRSYSSYSNSSYSTPKLKDKIPKISQSMHHGFQRNTIKQPLKLDKINKNEEKKDFINLDSLLSFDNSSMTDSNYIDPRLINENDNLPINVNTILNNPDIISSMESLLTTENLPAKFESFSATKNIFNETNNMTNSSCLKVEKNNNLNLKKISTSTISDFSSQYDKMMSSLEQSIASKASVRDDDSLCEDFDLEEFMISFDEEVHKQKSQKRICSSTTRVVASDMCNDVRGSDTKVINSPKIVNSGSNGLIPVNKSTSLIFSSNNVVGEKLFPSSVKRSTSLLDSIQKKTATKIENSKARHQTDQLEEDLMQSLKDFDKLYESERKDNHTSNKDIVSNNNNKKTYNNTTKKDFRRKIDHKRGKPENTSNGNHTPNGKSSTDSAYSRLVSLNRISPSKLSLCNAKESNGLTSLERIPAGSDSSGSQKDDIRSISSEEFLAMERSAELDGPIKSSNGMQRPDMSKESESLAINDKRVSSRASSRHSPTWHARPEALSSSGSESSLHRPRRDSVPATRLSRFCHECGSRFPVETAKFCIECGVKRLAV, encoded by the exons GCAAGCGACAAGAACATCAGAAATCGTCGAAGTCCTCGCGGTCCCCGTCGCCGGAGTCAGTGGGTCTAACTTCCCCGGTCAGCAACGAATCCTTCCGACCTATCCTCCACACCCCGACACCTTCCCGGCCCGGTCCACCTCCTTCCCCTCCAGTACCAACCCATCCAATAGCTCCCACCACACCAGAACCCTCCGGCCCTTTACCGCTCCTACCATGCCCGGTGTGCGAAAGGACCTTCGTACCGCAATCCCTTGCCAAACACGTAAAGATCTGCGAAAAGATGACCGTGAAAAAACGAAAGACCTTCGACTCCTCGAGACAACGACGTGAAG GCACGGACTTAGAACAATACTTGCCAAAGAATTTCGGTCTTCCAGAAAACAGCCCCTTCCTCGAGAAGAGTCCGCCCAACACTGCCAAGACTACCCTGAAGCCCAAAGCTCCGTCAGTGAGGAGTGCCATCATGAAG CCAGCAGCAGACTTACAAAAGTGCCCGCACTGCAGCCGCAACTTCGGCATGCGTGCGTTCGAAcgccacgtggaatggtgcgcGGATAAAGCCAAGATACTACCGGCCGCGCCACAGCAGCCGCCGCCACATATTGCTGACGCTAAACAGAGGCTCAATGCTAGGACACAGTACAAAGCTCCTCCTGTACGCGGCAGACG TTCGTCGCAAACGCGAGACAAATCTTCCAACAGTCGGTCCGCATCAGTAGAATCATCGCGTGGCGTGTCCCCTCCTCACGAATACGGCGACTATAGGCATCCTAGGACAAGAGCGTCGG aatcAATGTCAAGTAACGATTGCCACGAAGATGCTTCCCCGCACGTTCCTGTCATCAGAAACATGAGAACCGCGCAACATAATTCATCTGGTGACGCTAACATCAAAGCTAGACAAGCGAGACTAGCAAGAGACCTGAGTAGTTCTAG acTTGATGACACTTACGACCCATTCGCGTCAGCTGCTCGGCAGATGAAAGAACTCATGTCCTCAGACACGAATATTCCTAAAACAGTTCATAATAATTCCTTCAAAGATCCTAGTAGAACCTTACCCAGCTTACGCCCTGCTAAAGATAAACAGTCTACACCATACCAGCGTTCAGACAACTCTAAGAAAATAAAAgacacaataaataaaacataccaAAAAACACCAACCTTACAAAGAATGAAATCGTTCGGTAGTACAAACAACGATAACAGTAGTAACGCTTTTGGGGGTAGATGCAATTCATTCAGGATGAATAGAAATGACAAGAAAGTTAGTCAAAAACTTAACACAACATTTACGAAATCTAGTAAGGAAAACATAAGTTCAAACGAAAAATCTTACTTTAGTCGGAGCAGCAACTTAAATAGATCTTATTCCAGTTACTCAAATTCTAGTTACAGTACACCtaaattaaaagataaaataccaaaaatatCACAATCAATGCATCATGGTTTTCAGCGTAACACTATTAAACAACCCCTTAAATTagacaaaataaataagaacGAAGAAAAGAAAGATTTCATAAATCTCGATTCCTTGCTTTCCTTTGACAATTCATCGATGACTGACAGTAATTACATAGACCCTAGGCTCATTAACGAAAACGACAACTTGCCAATAAATGTAAATACTATATTAAATAATCCAGACATCATAAGTAGCATGGAGTCATTGCTCACTACAGAAAATTTACCAGCAAAATTCGAATCTTTTAGTGCaactaaaaatatctttaacGAAACTAACAATATGACAAATTCCTCATGCCTTAAagtagaaaaaaacaataatcttaacctaaaaaaaataagtacgtCAACTATAAGCGATTTTAGCTCACAATACGATAAAATGATGTCTTCTTTAGAACAAAGTATAGCATCTAAGGCTTCCGTTAGAGATGATGATTCTCTATGTGAAGACTTTGATCTTGAAGAGTTTATGATTTCTTTCGATGAAGAGGTCCATAAACAAAAATCACAAAAACGCATTTGTAGTTCCACAACTAGAGTTGTAGCGTCTGACATGTGTAATGATGTGAGGGGCTCCGACACTAAAGTCATTAATTCTCCAAAAATAGTTAATAGTGGTAGTAATGGATTAATTCCTGTAAACAAATCGACTTCTCTTATTTTTAGCAGTAACAATGTTGTGGGTGAGAAGCTTTTCCCATCCTCTGTCAAACGTTCCACCTCCCTCCTTGATTCCATTCAAAAGAAGACCGCaacgaaaattgaaaactcGAAAGCACGTCACCAAACGGATCAACTAGAAGAAGATTTAATGCAATCTTTGAAAGATTTCGATAAATTATACGAGTCCGAAAGAAAGGACAACCATACGTCAAACAAAGATATTgtcagtaataataataacaaaaaaacatacaacAATACAACAAAGAAAGATTTTCGACGAAAGATTGACCATAAGAGAGGAAAACCTGAGAACACATCAAATGGAAACCACACACCGAATGGAAAATCAAGCACCGATTCGGCGTATAGCAGGTTAGTcag CTTAAACAGAATCTCGCCATCTAAACTATCTTTATGTAACGCAAAAGAATCGAATGGACTCACATCATTAGAGCGAATACCCGCTGGGTCAGACTCGAGCGGTAGTCAGAAAGACGATATCCGCTCCATATCCAGTGAAGAATTCTTGGCGATGGAAAGATCTGCTGAGCTGGATGGACCAATTAAATCTTCCAATGGGATGCAAAGACCTGACATGAGCAAGGAATCGGAATCTTTAGCAATAAATG ATAAGCGCGTCAGTTCGCGAGCGTCGTCGCGCCACAGTCCCACTTGGCACGCGCGGCCCGAAGCGCTCAGCTCGAGCGGCTCGGAGTCCTCGCTGCACCGCCCGCGTCGCGATTCGGTCCCCGCGACGCGCCTGTCCCGCTTCTGCCACGAATGCGGCAGTCGGTTTCCCGTGGAAACGGCCAAATTTTGCATCGAATGTGGCGTTAAAAGACTtgcagtataa
- the LOC117991324 gene encoding serine-rich adhesin for platelets-like isoform X7, whose protein sequence is MKKRTISKLISIFGSKKGKRQEHQKSSKSSRSPSPESVGLTSPVSNESFRPILHTPTPSRPGPPPSPPVPTHPIAPTTPEPSGPLPLLPCPVCERTFVPQSLAKHVKICEKMTVKKRKTFDSSRQRREGVATPSDCNFGTDLEQYLPKNFGLPENSPFLEKSPPNTAKTTLKPKAPSVRSAIMKPAADLQKCPHCSRNFGMRAFERHVEWCADKAKILPAAPQQPPPHIADAKQRLNARTQYKAPPVRGRRSSQTRDKSSNSRSASVESSRGVSPPHEYGDYRHPRTRASESMSSNDCHEDASPHVPVIRNMRTAQHNSSGDANIKARQARLARDLSSSSSNNVVGEKLFPSSVKRSTSLLDSIQKKTATKIENSKARHQTDQLEEDLMQSLKDFDKLYESERKDNHTSNKDIVSNNNNKKTYNNTTKKDFRRKIDHKRGKPENTSNGNHTPNGKSSTDSAYSRLVSLNRISPSKLSLCNAKESNGLTSLERIPAGSDSSGSQKDDIRSISSEEFLAMERSAELDGPIKSSNGMQRPDMSKESESLAINDKRVSSRASSRHSPTWHARPEALSSSGSESSLHRPRRDSVPATRLSRFCHECGSRFPVETAKFCIECGVKRLAV, encoded by the exons GCAAGCGACAAGAACATCAGAAATCGTCGAAGTCCTCGCGGTCCCCGTCGCCGGAGTCAGTGGGTCTAACTTCCCCGGTCAGCAACGAATCCTTCCGACCTATCCTCCACACCCCGACACCTTCCCGGCCCGGTCCACCTCCTTCCCCTCCAGTACCAACCCATCCAATAGCTCCCACCACACCAGAACCCTCCGGCCCTTTACCGCTCCTACCATGCCCGGTGTGCGAAAGGACCTTCGTACCGCAATCCCTTGCCAAACACGTAAAGATCTGCGAAAAGATGACCGTGAAAAAACGAAAGACCTTCGACTCCTCGAGACAACGACGTGAAG GGGTGGCCACACCGAGCGATTGCAATTTTG GCACGGACTTAGAACAATACTTGCCAAAGAATTTCGGTCTTCCAGAAAACAGCCCCTTCCTCGAGAAGAGTCCGCCCAACACTGCCAAGACTACCCTGAAGCCCAAAGCTCCGTCAGTGAGGAGTGCCATCATGAAG CCAGCAGCAGACTTACAAAAGTGCCCGCACTGCAGCCGCAACTTCGGCATGCGTGCGTTCGAAcgccacgtggaatggtgcgcGGATAAAGCCAAGATACTACCGGCCGCGCCACAGCAGCCGCCGCCACATATTGCTGACGCTAAACAGAGGCTCAATGCTAGGACACAGTACAAAGCTCCTCCTGTACGCGGCAGACG TTCGTCGCAAACGCGAGACAAATCTTCCAACAGTCGGTCCGCATCAGTAGAATCATCGCGTGGCGTGTCCCCTCCTCACGAATACGGCGACTATAGGCATCCTAGGACAAGAGCGTCGG aatcAATGTCAAGTAACGATTGCCACGAAGATGCTTCCCCGCACGTTCCTGTCATCAGAAACATGAGAACCGCGCAACATAATTCATCTGGTGACGCTAACATCAAAGCTAGACAAGCGAGACTAGCAAGAGACCTGAGTAGTTCTAG CAGTAACAATGTTGTGGGTGAGAAGCTTTTCCCATCCTCTGTCAAACGTTCCACCTCCCTCCTTGATTCCATTCAAAAGAAGACCGCaacgaaaattgaaaactcGAAAGCACGTCACCAAACGGATCAACTAGAAGAAGATTTAATGCAATCTTTGAAAGATTTCGATAAATTATACGAGTCCGAAAGAAAGGACAACCATACGTCAAACAAAGATATTgtcagtaataataataacaaaaaaacatacaacAATACAACAAAGAAAGATTTTCGACGAAAGATTGACCATAAGAGAGGAAAACCTGAGAACACATCAAATGGAAACCACACACCGAATGGAAAATCAAGCACCGATTCGGCGTATAGCAGGTTAGTcag CTTAAACAGAATCTCGCCATCTAAACTATCTTTATGTAACGCAAAAGAATCGAATGGACTCACATCATTAGAGCGAATACCCGCTGGGTCAGACTCGAGCGGTAGTCAGAAAGACGATATCCGCTCCATATCCAGTGAAGAATTCTTGGCGATGGAAAGATCTGCTGAGCTGGATGGACCAATTAAATCTTCCAATGGGATGCAAAGACCTGACATGAGCAAGGAATCGGAATCTTTAGCAATAAATG ATAAGCGCGTCAGTTCGCGAGCGTCGTCGCGCCACAGTCCCACTTGGCACGCGCGGCCCGAAGCGCTCAGCTCGAGCGGCTCGGAGTCCTCGCTGCACCGCCCGCGTCGCGATTCGGTCCCCGCGACGCGCCTGTCCCGCTTCTGCCACGAATGCGGCAGTCGGTTTCCCGTGGAAACGGCCAAATTTTGCATCGAATGTGGCGTTAAAAGACTtgcagtataa
- the LOC117991324 gene encoding uro-adherence factor A-like isoform X2, whose amino-acid sequence MKKRTISKLISIFGSKKGKRQEHQKSSKSSRSPSPESVGLTSPVSNESFRPILHTPTPSRPGPPPSPPVPTHPIAPTTPEPSGPLPLLPCPVCERTFVPQSLAKHVKICEKMTVKKRKTFDSSRQRREGVATPSDCNFGTDLEQYLPKNFGLPENSPFLEKSPPNTAKTTLKPKAPSVRSAIMKPAADLQKCPHCSRNFGMRAFERHVEWCADKAKILPAAPQQPPPHIADAKQRLNARTQYKAPPVRGRRSSQTRDKSSNSRSASVESSRGVSPPHEYGDYRHPRTRASESMSSNDCHEDASPHVPVIRNMRTAQHNSSGDANIKARQARLARDLSSSRLDDTYDPFASAARQMKELMSSDTNIPKTVHNNSFKDPSRTLPSLRPAKDKQSTPYQRSDNSKKIKDTINKTYQKTPTLQRMKSFGSTNNDNSSNAFGGRCNSFRMNRNDKKVSQKLNTTFTKSSKENISSNEKSYFSRSSNLNRSYSSYSNSSYSTPKLKDKIPKISQSMHHGFQRNTIKQPLKLDKINKNEEKKDFINLDSLLSFDNSSMTDSNYIDPRLINENDNLPINVNTILNNPDIISSMESLLTTENLPAKFESFSATKNIFNETNNMTNSSCLKVEKNNNLNLKKISTSTISDFSSQYDKMMSSLEQSIASKASVRDDDSLCEDFDLEEFMISFDEEVHKQKSQKRICSSTTRVVASDMCNDVRGSDTKVINSPKIVNSGSNGLIPVNKSTSLIFSSNNVVGEKLFPSSVKRSTSLLDSIQKKTATKIENSKARHQTDQLEEDLMQSLKDFDKLYESERKDNHTSNKDIVSNNNNKKTYNNTTKKDFRRKIDHKRGKPENTSNGNHTPNGKSSTDSAYSSLNRISPSKLSLCNAKESNGLTSLERIPAGSDSSGSQKDDIRSISSEEFLAMERSAELDGPIKSSNGMQRPDMSKESESLAINDKRVSSRASSRHSPTWHARPEALSSSGSESSLHRPRRDSVPATRLSRFCHECGSRFPVETAKFCIECGVKRLAV is encoded by the exons GCAAGCGACAAGAACATCAGAAATCGTCGAAGTCCTCGCGGTCCCCGTCGCCGGAGTCAGTGGGTCTAACTTCCCCGGTCAGCAACGAATCCTTCCGACCTATCCTCCACACCCCGACACCTTCCCGGCCCGGTCCACCTCCTTCCCCTCCAGTACCAACCCATCCAATAGCTCCCACCACACCAGAACCCTCCGGCCCTTTACCGCTCCTACCATGCCCGGTGTGCGAAAGGACCTTCGTACCGCAATCCCTTGCCAAACACGTAAAGATCTGCGAAAAGATGACCGTGAAAAAACGAAAGACCTTCGACTCCTCGAGACAACGACGTGAAG GGGTGGCCACACCGAGCGATTGCAATTTTG GCACGGACTTAGAACAATACTTGCCAAAGAATTTCGGTCTTCCAGAAAACAGCCCCTTCCTCGAGAAGAGTCCGCCCAACACTGCCAAGACTACCCTGAAGCCCAAAGCTCCGTCAGTGAGGAGTGCCATCATGAAG CCAGCAGCAGACTTACAAAAGTGCCCGCACTGCAGCCGCAACTTCGGCATGCGTGCGTTCGAAcgccacgtggaatggtgcgcGGATAAAGCCAAGATACTACCGGCCGCGCCACAGCAGCCGCCGCCACATATTGCTGACGCTAAACAGAGGCTCAATGCTAGGACACAGTACAAAGCTCCTCCTGTACGCGGCAGACG TTCGTCGCAAACGCGAGACAAATCTTCCAACAGTCGGTCCGCATCAGTAGAATCATCGCGTGGCGTGTCCCCTCCTCACGAATACGGCGACTATAGGCATCCTAGGACAAGAGCGTCGG aatcAATGTCAAGTAACGATTGCCACGAAGATGCTTCCCCGCACGTTCCTGTCATCAGAAACATGAGAACCGCGCAACATAATTCATCTGGTGACGCTAACATCAAAGCTAGACAAGCGAGACTAGCAAGAGACCTGAGTAGTTCTAG acTTGATGACACTTACGACCCATTCGCGTCAGCTGCTCGGCAGATGAAAGAACTCATGTCCTCAGACACGAATATTCCTAAAACAGTTCATAATAATTCCTTCAAAGATCCTAGTAGAACCTTACCCAGCTTACGCCCTGCTAAAGATAAACAGTCTACACCATACCAGCGTTCAGACAACTCTAAGAAAATAAAAgacacaataaataaaacataccaAAAAACACCAACCTTACAAAGAATGAAATCGTTCGGTAGTACAAACAACGATAACAGTAGTAACGCTTTTGGGGGTAGATGCAATTCATTCAGGATGAATAGAAATGACAAGAAAGTTAGTCAAAAACTTAACACAACATTTACGAAATCTAGTAAGGAAAACATAAGTTCAAACGAAAAATCTTACTTTAGTCGGAGCAGCAACTTAAATAGATCTTATTCCAGTTACTCAAATTCTAGTTACAGTACACCtaaattaaaagataaaataccaaaaatatCACAATCAATGCATCATGGTTTTCAGCGTAACACTATTAAACAACCCCTTAAATTagacaaaataaataagaacGAAGAAAAGAAAGATTTCATAAATCTCGATTCCTTGCTTTCCTTTGACAATTCATCGATGACTGACAGTAATTACATAGACCCTAGGCTCATTAACGAAAACGACAACTTGCCAATAAATGTAAATACTATATTAAATAATCCAGACATCATAAGTAGCATGGAGTCATTGCTCACTACAGAAAATTTACCAGCAAAATTCGAATCTTTTAGTGCaactaaaaatatctttaacGAAACTAACAATATGACAAATTCCTCATGCCTTAAagtagaaaaaaacaataatcttaacctaaaaaaaataagtacgtCAACTATAAGCGATTTTAGCTCACAATACGATAAAATGATGTCTTCTTTAGAACAAAGTATAGCATCTAAGGCTTCCGTTAGAGATGATGATTCTCTATGTGAAGACTTTGATCTTGAAGAGTTTATGATTTCTTTCGATGAAGAGGTCCATAAACAAAAATCACAAAAACGCATTTGTAGTTCCACAACTAGAGTTGTAGCGTCTGACATGTGTAATGATGTGAGGGGCTCCGACACTAAAGTCATTAATTCTCCAAAAATAGTTAATAGTGGTAGTAATGGATTAATTCCTGTAAACAAATCGACTTCTCTTATTTTTAGCAGTAACAATGTTGTGGGTGAGAAGCTTTTCCCATCCTCTGTCAAACGTTCCACCTCCCTCCTTGATTCCATTCAAAAGAAGACCGCaacgaaaattgaaaactcGAAAGCACGTCACCAAACGGATCAACTAGAAGAAGATTTAATGCAATCTTTGAAAGATTTCGATAAATTATACGAGTCCGAAAGAAAGGACAACCATACGTCAAACAAAGATATTgtcagtaataataataacaaaaaaacatacaacAATACAACAAAGAAAGATTTTCGACGAAAGATTGACCATAAGAGAGGAAAACCTGAGAACACATCAAATGGAAACCACACACCGAATGGAAAATCAAGCACCGATTCGGCGTATAGCAG CTTAAACAGAATCTCGCCATCTAAACTATCTTTATGTAACGCAAAAGAATCGAATGGACTCACATCATTAGAGCGAATACCCGCTGGGTCAGACTCGAGCGGTAGTCAGAAAGACGATATCCGCTCCATATCCAGTGAAGAATTCTTGGCGATGGAAAGATCTGCTGAGCTGGATGGACCAATTAAATCTTCCAATGGGATGCAAAGACCTGACATGAGCAAGGAATCGGAATCTTTAGCAATAAATG ATAAGCGCGTCAGTTCGCGAGCGTCGTCGCGCCACAGTCCCACTTGGCACGCGCGGCCCGAAGCGCTCAGCTCGAGCGGCTCGGAGTCCTCGCTGCACCGCCCGCGTCGCGATTCGGTCCCCGCGACGCGCCTGTCCCGCTTCTGCCACGAATGCGGCAGTCGGTTTCCCGTGGAAACGGCCAAATTTTGCATCGAATGTGGCGTTAAAAGACTtgcagtataa